Proteins from a genomic interval of Staphylococcus debuckii:
- a CDS encoding 2-oxoacid:ferredoxin oxidoreductase subunit beta produces MATFKDFRNNVKPNWCPGCGDFSVQAAIQKAAANVGLEPEEVALITGIGCSGRLSGYVNSYGMHAIHGRALPIAQGVKMANKDLTVICSGGDGDGYAIGMGHTIHALRRNMNITYIVMDNQIYGLTKGQTSPSSAPGFVTKTTPKGNIEQNVAPLELALSSGATFVGQGFSSDIKGLTKLIEEAINHDGFSFVNVFSPCVTYNKVNTYDWFKEHLVSIDDMEDYDASDKNKAIQTVIDNESLVTGIVYQDKETPSYESQVEQMSGEPLAKQDIKIDKAQFEDLTQQFV; encoded by the coding sequence GTGGCAACATTTAAAGATTTTAGAAATAACGTTAAACCAAACTGGTGTCCAGGTTGCGGAGATTTCTCTGTACAAGCAGCGATTCAAAAAGCCGCAGCCAACGTTGGATTAGAACCAGAAGAAGTAGCACTGATTACGGGTATCGGTTGTTCAGGTCGTTTATCAGGATATGTTAATTCTTATGGCATGCACGCTATTCATGGCCGTGCACTTCCGATTGCCCAAGGTGTGAAAATGGCAAATAAAGATTTAACCGTTATTTGTTCTGGTGGCGATGGTGATGGTTATGCTATCGGTATGGGTCATACTATCCATGCGTTACGTAGAAATATGAATATCACTTATATTGTTATGGATAACCAAATTTACGGTTTGACTAAAGGGCAGACTTCACCATCTTCAGCACCCGGATTCGTAACAAAAACAACTCCAAAAGGTAACATTGAACAAAATGTAGCACCATTGGAACTAGCATTATCCTCAGGAGCTACTTTTGTAGGCCAAGGATTTTCAAGCGATATTAAAGGTTTAACAAAATTAATTGAAGAAGCGATCAATCATGACGGTTTTTCATTTGTAAACGTCTTTTCACCATGTGTAACGTACAATAAAGTAAACACTTATGATTGGTTTAAAGAACATTTAGTATCTATTGATGACATGGAAGATTATGATGCAAGTGATAAAAACAAAGCAATTCAAACAGTCATTGATAATGAATCACTTGTAACTGGAATTGTTTATCAAGATAAAGAAACGCCTTCATATGAATCACAAGTTGAACAAATGAGTGGCGAACCTTTAGCTAAGCAAGATATCAAAATTGATAAAGCACAATTTGAAGATTTAACACAACAATTTGTATAA
- a CDS encoding TIGR00282 family metallophosphoesterase: MRILFIGDIVGKVGREAVTTYLPKLKQQYRPTVTIVNAENAAHGKGITEKIYKQLLREGVDFMTMGNHTYGQRQIYEFIDDAKRMVRPANFPDEAPGIGMRFIQINEDKLAVINLQGRAFMQDIDDPFKKADQLIEEAQKETPYIFVDFHAETTSEKNAMGWYLDGRASAVVGTHTHIQTSDNRVLPNGTGYITDVGMTGFYDGILGINRDEVIYRFISSLPQRHVVPDEGREVLSGVIIDLDKEGKTKNIERILINDDHPFDMLK, encoded by the coding sequence TTGAGAATATTATTTATCGGTGACATTGTCGGTAAAGTGGGCAGGGAAGCCGTTACCACTTATTTACCGAAATTAAAACAGCAATATCGTCCTACAGTGACAATTGTGAATGCTGAAAATGCTGCACACGGAAAAGGGATAACTGAAAAGATTTATAAACAGTTGTTGCGTGAAGGCGTCGATTTTATGACAATGGGAAATCATACGTACGGCCAGCGACAAATTTATGAGTTTATCGATGATGCAAAACGTATGGTTAGGCCAGCTAATTTTCCTGACGAAGCACCGGGCATCGGTATGCGCTTTATACAGATAAACGAAGATAAACTTGCAGTTATCAACTTACAAGGTCGAGCATTTATGCAAGATATTGATGATCCTTTCAAAAAAGCAGATCAATTAATTGAAGAAGCACAGAAAGAAACGCCTTATATATTTGTAGACTTTCATGCGGAGACAACTTCAGAAAAGAACGCGATGGGATGGTATTTAGATGGACGTGCCAGCGCAGTAGTAGGCACTCATACACATATCCAAACCTCAGATAATCGAGTTCTTCCTAACGGTACGGGTTATATTACAGATGTAGGTATGACAGGCTTCTACGATGGTATTCTAGGTATTAACAGAGATGAAGTTATTTATAGATTTATTTCAAGTCTTCCTCAAAGACATGTGGTTCCAGATGAAGGCAGAGAAGTTTTATCCGGTGTTATCATTGATTTAGATAAAGAAGGAAAGACGAAAAATATTGAACGTATTTTAATTAATGATGATCACCCATTTGACATGTTAAAATAG
- a CDS encoding thiamine-binding protein codes for MQDTLMSIQVLPQTPNGEDVIPYVDEAIKIIEQSGLDFRVAPLETTVQGTMSECLILIQNINDRMVELEVPGVISQVRFYYVPTGITMEELTVKYD; via the coding sequence ATGCAAGATACATTAATGAGCATTCAAGTTTTGCCACAAACACCAAATGGAGAAGATGTGATTCCTTACGTAGATGAAGCCATAAAAATCATTGAGCAATCTGGCTTAGATTTCCGAGTAGCACCATTAGAAACAACAGTGCAAGGTACAATGAGTGAATGTTTAATTCTGATTCAAAATATTAATGATAGAATGGTTGAATTAGAAGTGCCAGGCGTCATCAGTCAAGTGAGATTTTATTACGTGCCGACTGGTATTACAATGGAAGAATTGACCGTTAAATACGATTAA
- a CDS encoding 2-oxoacid:acceptor oxidoreductase subunit alpha translates to MKSQVSWKVGGQQGEGIESTGEIFATAMNREGYYLYGYRHFSSRIKGGHTNNKIRVSTKPVHAISDDLDILVAFDQETIELNHHEMRDDSVIIADAKAKPSKPEDCKAQLIILPFTEIAKELGTKLMKNMVAIGATCAIMDLEIQSFEALIANTFGKKGEKVVESNIQALHQGYDAMKEQMPELEGDYHLEPSESEPHLYMIGNDAVGLGAISAGSKFMAAYPITPASEIMEYMIDNLPKVGGTVIQTEDEIAAATMAIGANYAGVRAFTASAGPGLSLMMESIGLSGMTETPLVIVNTQRGGPSTGLPTKEEQSDLMQMIYGTHGDIPKIVIAPTDAEDSFYLTVEAFNLAEEYQCPVIILSDLQLALGKQTVEQLDYDRIEIKRGELLQGDIEREEDDKSYFKRYALTANGVSPRPIPGVKGGIHHVTGVEHSQEGKPSESAQNRQEQMDKRMRKTENLLISEPVIDDQPYDDADILYIGFISTKGAIQEGKSRLENQGVKVNHLQIRQLHPFPAEIVQEAVDKAKKVVVVEHNYQGQLANILKMNVNAHGKLIKQTKYDGTPFLPHEIEDKGLEIAKETEGVGTSGNI, encoded by the coding sequence ATGAAATCACAAGTATCATGGAAAGTTGGCGGTCAACAAGGTGAAGGAATCGAGTCGACAGGAGAAATCTTTGCCACAGCTATGAACCGTGAAGGATATTACCTATACGGATACAGACATTTCTCAAGCCGAATTAAAGGCGGACATACCAACAATAAAATTAGAGTATCAACAAAGCCAGTACATGCTATTAGTGATGATTTAGATATTCTCGTTGCATTCGATCAAGAAACAATTGAGTTAAATCACCATGAGATGCGTGACGACAGTGTGATTATTGCTGATGCGAAAGCCAAACCTTCTAAGCCTGAAGATTGTAAAGCACAACTGATTATTCTTCCTTTTACAGAGATAGCTAAAGAATTAGGAACTAAATTAATGAAAAATATGGTAGCAATTGGCGCGACTTGTGCCATTATGGATTTAGAAATTCAATCATTCGAAGCACTTATTGCGAACACTTTCGGTAAAAAAGGTGAAAAAGTCGTGGAAAGCAATATCCAAGCATTACACCAAGGTTATGATGCGATGAAAGAACAAATGCCTGAATTAGAAGGTGATTATCACTTAGAACCAAGTGAATCAGAACCGCATCTTTATATGATTGGTAACGATGCTGTGGGATTAGGCGCAATTTCAGCAGGGTCTAAATTTATGGCAGCTTATCCAATTACACCTGCATCAGAAATTATGGAATATATGATTGATAATCTGCCGAAAGTCGGCGGTACAGTTATCCAAACCGAAGATGAAATTGCAGCGGCTACTATGGCTATTGGAGCCAACTATGCAGGCGTCAGAGCATTTACAGCTTCAGCAGGCCCAGGTCTATCATTGATGATGGAATCAATCGGCTTGTCTGGTATGACTGAAACACCACTCGTTATTGTCAATACACAACGTGGCGGTCCATCTACTGGATTACCTACTAAAGAAGAACAATCCGATTTAATGCAAATGATTTATGGGACACATGGCGATATTCCAAAAATCGTGATTGCACCTACTGATGCTGAAGATTCTTTCTATTTGACAGTTGAAGCGTTCAACTTAGCTGAAGAATATCAATGTCCAGTTATTATCTTAAGTGACTTGCAATTAGCATTAGGTAAGCAAACAGTTGAGCAATTAGATTATGACCGTATCGAAATTAAACGCGGTGAATTATTACAAGGTGACATTGAACGTGAAGAAGATGACAAATCTTACTTTAAACGTTATGCACTAACAGCTAATGGGGTTTCTCCTAGACCAATACCAGGTGTTAAAGGCGGTATTCACCACGTAACTGGTGTCGAACATAGCCAAGAAGGTAAACCAAGCGAGTCTGCACAAAACCGTCAAGAACAAATGGATAAACGTATGCGTAAAACTGAAAACTTGTTAATTTCAGAACCTGTTATTGATGACCAACCTTATGATGATGCAGATATCTTATATATCGGTTTTATTTCTACTAAAGGTGCGATTCAAGAAGGTAAATCACGTCTTGAAAATCAAGGTGTGAAAGTAAATCATTTACAAATCAGACAATTGCATCCATTCCCAGCAGAGATAGTGCAAGAAGCGGTAGATAAAGCGAAAAAAGTAGTAGTTGTCGAACATAACTACCAAGGCCAATTAGCTAATATTTTAAAAATGAATGTTAACGCACACGGTAAATTAATCAAGCAAACTAAATATGACGGCACACCATTTTTACCGCATGAAATTGAAGACAAAGGATTAGAGATTGCCAAAGAGACTGAAGGAGTGGGTACAAGTGGCAACATTTAA
- a CDS encoding type II toxin-antitoxin system YoeB family toxin: protein MTKEINKNDEESAKQQRLLDNIFANCLGQYPDYLNNQNDEKNIEKEGQEERKYLLKTAANREHLAECIRDYINGDLVKVLVDESMLIDFTESANQDHTHFKSRNKELVTKFNNRIQQIKGNIPFDKGNQPVPVMVKRVKSGGFKSIAIDDIHCLVYKQIDNRLIVVSCYYHTI, encoded by the coding sequence ATGACAAAAGAAATCAATAAAAATGATGAAGAAAGTGCTAAGCAGCAAAGACTATTAGACAATATCTTTGCGAATTGCTTAGGGCAATATCCTGATTATTTGAATAACCAAAATGATGAAAAAAATATAGAAAAAGAAGGACAAGAAGAGAGAAAATATTTACTGAAAACTGCAGCGAATCGAGAACACTTAGCAGAATGTATACGAGATTATATTAATGGAGATTTAGTAAAAGTGCTGGTGGATGAAAGTATGTTGATAGATTTTACAGAATCTGCAAATCAAGATCATACACACTTCAAGAGTAGAAATAAAGAATTAGTTACGAAATTTAATAATAGAATACAACAAATCAAAGGAAATATTCCTTTTGATAAAGGGAATCAACCTGTACCGGTAATGGTGAAAAGAGTAAAATCTGGTGGATTTAAATCAATAGCAATCGATGATATTCATTGCCTCGTCTATAAACAAATAGATAACCGTCTTATCGTTGTAAGTTGTTATTACCATACTATTTAA